The DNA sequence TAGCATCTTTTCATTTATCATCTTTTTATTAATTTATTTGTTTATTAATTTATTGAATTTATTAATAAACTAATAAAAGCGAGCGAGCGCAATAAATCAGTAAAAAATATGATAAATGGATATATGGAAAATGAAAATGTATGAAACTCGGCGTTATCTCCGATACCCACGGGGAAATAGAAAAAATTAAAAAAGTCCTTGAAATTTTCAAAAAAAGAAGCGTAGAAATGATTATTCATGCCGGGGACATGGACAGGGTTAGAAATTTAGAAGTGTTTCAAGGCATTGGGGTGCCTTTAAAAATGGCAATTGGCAATATAGATGAAGAGCCTGTTTTGTATCCGCCGAAAGCCAAAGAATTAGGCCTTGATTTTGAAATGAACAGTTTTTTGAATGTAGAAGCCGGGGAAAGGCGATTGTTTTTATTTCACGGTAATGTGTTGGGCGGGCTTGAGCAGGTATTTGATACCTTGATTACTTCTCGCAAATATGATGTTATAATATACGGACATACGCACAAGCCGCGGAATGAATATAAAGATAATGTATTGATTTTAAACCCCGGTAGTTTACAATCAATTCAGTTGGGGATTAAAGATTCAGCGGCAGTGTATGATACAGAGACTAACAAGGCAAAGATTATAGAGGTTAATTAAACAAGCAATCGAATAAATAAGTAAAGTAGATTATTATGAAACTTTTAATTACCGGCGGGGCCGGGTTTATCGGCTCCAATTTTATCCGTTATATTTTAAAAAAATATCCAGGTTATAA is a window from the Patescibacteria group bacterium genome containing:
- a CDS encoding YfcE family phosphodiesterase, whose translation is MKLGVISDTHGEIEKIKKVLEIFKKRSVEMIIHAGDMDRVRNLEVFQGIGVPLKMAIGNIDEEPVLYPPKAKELGLDFEMNSFLNVEAGERRLFLFHGNVLGGLEQVFDTLITSRKYDVIIYGHTHKPRNEYKDNVLILNPGSLQSIQLGIKDSAAVYDTETNKAKIIEVN